Proteins encoded in a region of the Oncorhynchus keta strain PuntledgeMale-10-30-2019 chromosome 3, Oket_V2, whole genome shotgun sequence genome:
- the acbd4 gene encoding acyl-CoA-binding domain-containing protein 4 isoform X2 codes for MPQGCALIERRQFAMPVPVMAESVDHQKRFQAAVDVIQNLPKSGAYRPPYEVMLRFYCLYKQAVCGPCTVSRPGFWDPVGRYKWDAWSRLGEMSSESAMAAYVDEMKKVAQEVIDTMPINEKTASLFHHFEPLYVVIHDMPRPPDKLLHLREDFKDIDKAASPKEVEQEREIQDERVPDKDPALDEEPALEQVPVPGEEPVKEEVPTLGEVALAEKVPVPEEVPSQTQQQPVTFTSEPQGPNVQGFLFPEPVPELGLSEAMGSSEVLLLTSDSESEIFVDSVDSVEKLDNIKVVPKSNGLHNGHAYSEPSSVQANHTETVCQATQVGAGQGGEGAGDGGGPPMRRSRDAGRDGMRDHGWRERGVPQGSPRRAGREALGAGGGAGRGGGDGSEGGAERLQDIQVQQQILLALRRLREDMQSVMERLEAVERLAAAQAQNSDWRPCLQCAASAAQSELDKVETDTVTVRNGEENRAETG; via the exons ATGCCACAGGGCTGTGCCCTCATAGAGAGACGGCAGTTTGCAATGCCAGTTCCGGTTATGGCAGAGTCGGTGGACCACCAGAAACGCTTCCAGGCCGCTGTCGACGTCATTCAAAACCTTCCCAAAAGTG GTGCCTACCGGCCCCCCTATGAAGTGATGCTGCGGTTCTACTGCCTGTACAAGCAGGCGGTGTGTGGACCCTGCACAGTGTCTCGGCCAGGCTTCTGGGACCCAGTAGGTCGCTATAaatg GGATGCCTGGAGCCGATTAGGGGAGATGAGCAGTGAGAGTGCCATGGCGGCGTACGTGGATGAGATGAAGAAAGTGGCACAAGAG GTGATTGACACAATGCCCATCAATGAGAAGACTGCATCACTGTTCCACCACTTTGAGCCCCTTTACGTGGTCATCCACGACATGCCCCGGCCACCAGACAAGCTGCTGCATCTGAGAGAAG ACTTTAAGGACATTGACAAGGCAGCCAGTCCAAAGGAGGTTGAACAAGAGAGGGAGATCCAAGACGAACGTGTCCCAGATAAGGACCCTGCACTAGATGAAGAGCCTGCCCTGGAGCAGGTGCCTGTCCCAGGAGAAGAACCCGTCAAAGAGGAGGTACCTACTCTGGGAGAGGTGGCCCTCGCAGAGAAGGTGCCCGTCCCAGAAGAGGTGCCCAGtcagacacaacaacaaccagtcaCCTTCACCAGTGAACCTCAGG GGCCAAATGTACAAGGCTTCCTCTTTCCAGAGCCTGTTCCTGAGCTTGGTCTGTCTGAGGCCATGGGGTCGTCTGAGGTGTTGTTGTTGACCAGCGACTCAGAGAGTGAGATCTTCGTTGACTCTGTGGATTCTGTGGAAAAGCTGGACAATATCAAG GTTGTCCCCAAGTCAAACGGCCTCCATAACGGCCATGCTTACTCAGAGCCCTCCTCAGTCCAAGCCAATCACACAGAGACGGTCTGCCAGGCAACGCAGGTGGGGGCAGGGCAAGGTGGAGAGGGGGCGGGGGATGGAGGGGGACCGCCCATGAGGAGGAGTCGGGATGCAGGAAGAGACGGGATGAGGGACCACGGATGGAGAGAAC GTGGTGTTCCCCAGGGCAGCCCCAGGCGGGCGGGGAGAGAGGCCCTgggggcagggggaggggctggCCGAGGGGGAGGAGACGGCTCAGAGGGAGGGGCTGAGAGGCTGCAGGACATCCAGGTGCAGCAGCAGATCCTGCTGGCCCTACGGAGGCTCAGGGAGGACATGCAGAGCGTCATGGAGAGACTGGAGGCAGTGGAGAGACTAGCCGCAGCACAG GCCCAGAATTCAGACTGGAGACCATGTCTTCAGTGTGCTGCCTCAGCTGCCCAATCAGAG ctggacaaggtggaaacggacacagtgacagtgcgcaACGGGGAAGAAAACAGAGCTGAAACTGGTTGA
- the acbd4 gene encoding acyl-CoA-binding domain-containing protein 4 isoform X1: MPQGCALIERRQFAMPVPVMAESVDHQKRFQAAVDVIQNLPKSGAYRPPYEVMLRFYCLYKQAVCGPCTVSRPGFWDPVGRYKWDAWSRLGEMSSESAMAAYVDEMKKVAQEVIDTMPINEKTASLFHHFEPLYVVIHDMPRPPDKLLHLREDFKDIDKAASPKEVEQEREIQDERVPDKDPALDEEPALEQVPVPGEEPVKEEVPTLGEVALAEKVPVPEEVPSQTQQQPVTFTSEPQGPNVQGFLFPEPVPELGLSEAMGSSEVLLLTSDSESEIFVDSVDSVEKLDNIKVVPKSNGLHNGHAYSEPSSVQANHTETVCQATQVGAGQGGEGAGDGGGPPMRRSRDAGRDGMRDHGWRERGVPQGSPRRAGREALGAGGGAGRGGGDGSEGGAERLQDIQVQQQILLALRRLREDMQSVMERLEAVERLAAAQAQNSDWRPCLQCAASAAQSEEESWWPFPEVSGRTMLLLLLWPLVAQGIVFLLRKGQKKARIST, from the exons ATGCCACAGGGCTGTGCCCTCATAGAGAGACGGCAGTTTGCAATGCCAGTTCCGGTTATGGCAGAGTCGGTGGACCACCAGAAACGCTTCCAGGCCGCTGTCGACGTCATTCAAAACCTTCCCAAAAGTG GTGCCTACCGGCCCCCCTATGAAGTGATGCTGCGGTTCTACTGCCTGTACAAGCAGGCGGTGTGTGGACCCTGCACAGTGTCTCGGCCAGGCTTCTGGGACCCAGTAGGTCGCTATAaatg GGATGCCTGGAGCCGATTAGGGGAGATGAGCAGTGAGAGTGCCATGGCGGCGTACGTGGATGAGATGAAGAAAGTGGCACAAGAG GTGATTGACACAATGCCCATCAATGAGAAGACTGCATCACTGTTCCACCACTTTGAGCCCCTTTACGTGGTCATCCACGACATGCCCCGGCCACCAGACAAGCTGCTGCATCTGAGAGAAG ACTTTAAGGACATTGACAAGGCAGCCAGTCCAAAGGAGGTTGAACAAGAGAGGGAGATCCAAGACGAACGTGTCCCAGATAAGGACCCTGCACTAGATGAAGAGCCTGCCCTGGAGCAGGTGCCTGTCCCAGGAGAAGAACCCGTCAAAGAGGAGGTACCTACTCTGGGAGAGGTGGCCCTCGCAGAGAAGGTGCCCGTCCCAGAAGAGGTGCCCAGtcagacacaacaacaaccagtcaCCTTCACCAGTGAACCTCAGG GGCCAAATGTACAAGGCTTCCTCTTTCCAGAGCCTGTTCCTGAGCTTGGTCTGTCTGAGGCCATGGGGTCGTCTGAGGTGTTGTTGTTGACCAGCGACTCAGAGAGTGAGATCTTCGTTGACTCTGTGGATTCTGTGGAAAAGCTGGACAATATCAAG GTTGTCCCCAAGTCAAACGGCCTCCATAACGGCCATGCTTACTCAGAGCCCTCCTCAGTCCAAGCCAATCACACAGAGACGGTCTGCCAGGCAACGCAGGTGGGGGCAGGGCAAGGTGGAGAGGGGGCGGGGGATGGAGGGGGACCGCCCATGAGGAGGAGTCGGGATGCAGGAAGAGACGGGATGAGGGACCACGGATGGAGAGAAC GTGGTGTTCCCCAGGGCAGCCCCAGGCGGGCGGGGAGAGAGGCCCTgggggcagggggaggggctggCCGAGGGGGAGGAGACGGCTCAGAGGGAGGGGCTGAGAGGCTGCAGGACATCCAGGTGCAGCAGCAGATCCTGCTGGCCCTACGGAGGCTCAGGGAGGACATGCAGAGCGTCATGGAGAGACTGGAGGCAGTGGAGAGACTAGCCGCAGCACAG GCCCAGAATTCAGACTGGAGACCATGTCTTCAGTGTGCTGCCTCAGCTGCCCAATCAGAG GAGGAGAGTTGGTGGCCGTTCCCTGAAGTATCAGGACGGACGATGCTGCTTCTGCTGCTGTGGCCTCTGGTGGCTCAGGGCATAGTCTTTCTATTGCGGAAGGGCCAAAAGAAGGCCCGTATCTCTACTTGA